In one window of Micromonospora cathayae DNA:
- a CDS encoding UPF0182 family protein produces MVSRSTPLPRMSRRGRVTIGVLIGVFVLFTLLGWGVQAWTDWLWFDEVDYTQVFTGVLITRTLLFLAVGLGMAAVVGGNLWLAHRLRPGLRPHSAEQATLERYRMVLGPRIGTWVLVASAVVGLFAGLSAQSRWSQWLLFRNGGDFGVKDPEFGVDVGFYVFQLPFLRYLLGVGFTAVVLAVIGALAVHYVFGGVRLQGVGDRMTNAARAHLTTLVAVFVLLKAVAYVLDRRAMLLEYNDSAKLYGAGYADVNALLPAKEILAYISIVVAIAIIVFSNAVMRNLVWPGISLALLGVSAVAIGGIYPWAVQTFEVKPSARDKEAPYIQRSIDATRTAFGLADTKVSPYGANNLTPPATLATDEAVVPNARLLDPQLVSETYTQLQQVRGFYDFGPKLDIDRYTVNGETRDYVVGMREINYGELTDQQNNWINRHTVYTHGFGLVGAPANQVVCGGQPYFVSGFLGEREQERCSAQTDQIPTEQPRIYYGERMGPNDYAIVGQANPERNAEFDRPTPTTGGEQYYTYTGEGGVSVGSFTRRLLYAIKEQESNFLLSEAVNENSKLLYVRNPRDRVEKVAPFLTIDGDPYPAVVDGRIQWIVDAYTTAATYPYAERVNLQTETTDELTNQGTFQLARENVNYMRNSVKATVDAYDGTVKLYEFDEADPVLKAWNKAFGGDLVVPRADIPAELAAHFRYPADMFKVQRNLLTKFHVTDPGDFYSGQDFWQVPNVPDNPDGGQKQPPYYLYTQFPEQSEPRFQLTSAVTPNGRQNLAALISGSYVDGKPRLEVLELPDQTRVSGPVQVHQQMTNNAAIRQQLNLLSSNQAQVQYGNLLSLPFDNGMLYVEPVYVKSNQQDAYPLLQKVLLSYGDGGSYVVLANTLDEGIKQLVEQGKQAGAGNPPPPPAGDGEGDGETPPAPPTETPPMTGELAEAAKRVQDAIAEVKAAQTSGDFERYGRALKSLDDAMAAFQRAQQATAPAPGGSATPTPSGSAAPSPSASAAG; encoded by the coding sequence GTGGTCAGTCGTAGCACCCCCCTGCCGAGGATGAGCCGACGCGGACGCGTCACGATCGGTGTCCTGATCGGGGTGTTCGTCCTCTTCACCCTGTTGGGCTGGGGGGTGCAGGCCTGGACGGACTGGCTCTGGTTCGACGAGGTCGACTACACCCAGGTCTTCACCGGTGTCCTGATCACCCGGACGCTGCTCTTCCTGGCCGTCGGGCTCGGCATGGCGGCGGTGGTCGGCGGGAACCTGTGGCTGGCCCACCGGCTGCGGCCCGGCCTGCGTCCGCACTCCGCCGAGCAGGCCACCCTGGAGCGGTACCGGATGGTGCTCGGCCCCCGGATCGGCACCTGGGTCCTGGTCGCCAGCGCGGTGGTCGGGCTGTTCGCCGGCCTCTCCGCGCAGAGCCGGTGGAGCCAGTGGCTGCTCTTCCGCAACGGCGGGGACTTCGGCGTGAAGGACCCCGAGTTCGGGGTGGACGTCGGTTTCTACGTCTTCCAGCTGCCGTTCCTGCGGTACCTGCTCGGGGTGGGCTTCACCGCGGTGGTGCTGGCCGTGATCGGGGCGCTGGCCGTGCACTACGTCTTCGGCGGGGTGCGTCTGCAGGGCGTCGGCGACCGGATGACCAACGCCGCGCGGGCCCACCTGACCACGCTGGTCGCGGTCTTCGTCCTGCTCAAGGCGGTCGCGTACGTGCTGGACCGGCGGGCGATGCTGCTGGAGTACAACGACAGCGCCAAGCTCTACGGCGCCGGGTACGCCGACGTCAACGCGCTGCTGCCGGCGAAGGAGATCCTCGCCTACATCTCGATCGTGGTGGCCATCGCGATCATCGTCTTCTCCAACGCGGTGATGCGGAACCTGGTCTGGCCGGGCATCTCGCTGGCCCTGCTCGGGGTGAGCGCGGTGGCGATCGGCGGCATCTACCCCTGGGCGGTGCAGACCTTCGAGGTCAAGCCGAGCGCCCGGGACAAGGAGGCCCCGTACATCCAGCGCAGCATCGACGCCACCCGGACCGCGTTCGGCCTGGCCGACACGAAGGTCAGCCCGTACGGGGCGAACAACCTGACCCCGCCGGCCACCCTGGCCACCGACGAGGCGGTGGTGCCGAACGCCCGACTGCTCGACCCGCAGCTGGTCTCCGAGACGTACACCCAGTTGCAGCAGGTCCGGGGCTTCTACGATTTCGGGCCGAAGCTCGACATCGACCGCTACACGGTCAACGGGGAGACCCGGGACTACGTGGTCGGCATGCGCGAGATCAACTACGGCGAGCTGACCGACCAGCAGAACAACTGGATCAACCGGCACACCGTGTACACCCACGGGTTCGGGCTGGTCGGCGCGCCGGCCAACCAGGTGGTCTGCGGCGGCCAGCCGTACTTCGTCTCCGGCTTCCTCGGCGAGCGCGAGCAGGAGCGCTGCTCGGCGCAGACCGACCAGATCCCCACCGAGCAGCCCCGGATCTACTACGGCGAGCGGATGGGCCCGAACGACTACGCCATCGTCGGGCAGGCCAACCCGGAGCGGAACGCCGAGTTCGACCGGCCCACCCCGACCACCGGCGGCGAGCAGTACTACACCTACACCGGTGAGGGGGGCGTGTCGGTCGGCTCGTTCACCCGCCGACTGCTCTACGCGATCAAGGAGCAGGAGTCGAACTTCCTGCTCTCCGAGGCGGTCAACGAGAACTCCAAGCTGCTCTACGTCCGGAACCCCCGGGACCGGGTGGAGAAGGTCGCGCCGTTCCTCACCATCGACGGTGACCCGTACCCGGCGGTGGTCGACGGCCGGATCCAGTGGATCGTGGACGCGTACACCACGGCGGCCACCTACCCGTACGCGGAGCGGGTCAACCTGCAGACCGAGACCACCGACGAGTTGACCAACCAGGGCACCTTCCAGCTCGCCCGGGAGAACGTCAACTACATGCGCAACTCGGTCAAGGCCACCGTCGACGCGTACGACGGCACCGTCAAGCTGTACGAGTTCGACGAGGCCGACCCGGTGCTGAAGGCGTGGAACAAGGCGTTCGGCGGCGACCTGGTGGTGCCCCGGGCGGACATCCCGGCCGAGCTGGCCGCGCACTTCCGCTACCCGGCCGACATGTTCAAGGTGCAGCGCAACCTGCTCACCAAGTTCCACGTCACCGACCCGGGCGACTTCTACTCCGGCCAGGACTTCTGGCAGGTGCCGAACGTGCCGGACAACCCGGACGGTGGGCAGAAGCAGCCGCCGTACTACCTCTACACCCAGTTCCCGGAGCAGAGCGAGCCGCGTTTCCAGCTCACCTCGGCGGTCACCCCGAACGGCCGGCAGAACCTCGCCGCGCTGATCTCCGGGTCGTACGTCGACGGCAAACCCCGGCTGGAGGTGCTGGAACTGCCGGACCAGACCCGGGTCTCCGGCCCGGTCCAGGTGCACCAGCAGATGACCAACAACGCGGCCATCCGGCAGCAGCTCAACCTGCTCTCCTCGAACCAGGCCCAGGTGCAGTACGGCAACCTGCTCTCGCTGCCCTTCGACAACGGCATGCTCTACGTCGAGCCGGTCTACGTGAAGAGCAACCAGCAGGACGCGTACCCGCTGCTGCAGAAGGTGCTGCTCTCCTACGGCGACGGCGGCTCGTACGTGGTGCTCGCCAACACCCTCGACGAAGGCATCAAGCAACTCGTCGAGCAGGGCAAGCAGGCCGGTGCCGGCAACCCGCCGCCACCGCCGGCCGGGGACGGCGAGGGTGACGGCGAGACCCCGCCGGCGCCGCCGACCGAGACCCCGCCGATGACCGGCGAGCTGGCCGAGGCCGCCAAGCGGGTGCAGGACGCCATCGCGGAGGTCAAGGCCGCGCAGACGTCCGGCGACTTCGAGCGGTACGGCCGGGCGTTGAAGAGCCTGGACGACGCGATGGCGGCGTTCCAGCGGGCGCAGCAGGCGACGGCTCCCGCGCCGGGCGGCAGTGCGACGCCCACCCCGAGCGGTAGCGCCGCGCCCTCACCGTCGGCTTCAGCAGCCGGCTGA
- a CDS encoding YlbL family protein: MRRRGVTVLLGALLTTLLSIGVLAAPIPYVVLGPGPTVDTLGRENGEEIIKVSGRETSTSAGQLRLTTVGVQPSVKLRSALAGWFSPDRAVVPRELVYPPGQSREQVEERNAEEFTASQTSAETAALRELGYPVQVVVSGVTPDGPSAGALQVGDLLTSVDGKPVTSASSLTGLIRARPAGSALTIGYTRAGSAGTATVTSRESDGRPRVGIEVEQRQPHPFTLEIDLGDIGGPSAGLMFALGIVDKLEPADLTGGKIIAGTGTIDDEGQVGPIGGIAQKLVGAKEAGAAVFLVPEANCAEAVRNAQPDLPLLKVGSLDDALTALEQVRTGGEPARC, encoded by the coding sequence ATGAGACGACGCGGTGTCACGGTCCTGCTCGGTGCTCTGCTCACCACACTGCTCAGCATCGGGGTGCTGGCCGCGCCGATCCCGTACGTGGTGCTCGGCCCCGGCCCCACCGTCGACACCCTCGGCAGGGAGAACGGTGAGGAGATCATCAAGGTCTCCGGTCGGGAGACCTCCACCTCCGCCGGGCAGCTCCGGCTGACCACGGTGGGGGTGCAGCCGTCGGTGAAGCTGCGCTCGGCGCTGGCCGGCTGGTTCTCGCCCGACCGGGCGGTGGTGCCCCGGGAGCTGGTCTACCCGCCCGGCCAGAGCCGTGAGCAGGTCGAGGAGCGCAACGCCGAGGAGTTCACCGCGTCGCAGACCAGCGCCGAGACGGCCGCCCTGCGCGAGCTGGGCTACCCGGTGCAGGTGGTGGTCTCCGGGGTCACCCCGGACGGCCCGTCGGCCGGCGCGCTCCAGGTGGGCGACCTGCTCACCTCGGTGGACGGCAAGCCGGTGACCAGTGCGTCCAGCCTGACCGGGCTGATCCGGGCCCGGCCGGCCGGCTCCGCGCTGACGATCGGGTACACCCGCGCGGGCTCGGCCGGCACGGCCACCGTCACCAGCCGGGAGTCCGACGGTCGGCCGCGCGTCGGGATCGAGGTCGAGCAGCGGCAGCCGCACCCGTTCACCCTGGAGATCGACCTCGGCGACATCGGTGGGCCGAGCGCGGGGCTGATGTTCGCCCTCGGCATCGTGGACAAGCTCGAACCGGCCGACCTCACCGGCGGCAAGATCATCGCGGGTACCGGCACCATCGACGACGAGGGACAGGTGGGCCCGATCGGCGGCATCGCGCAGAAACTGGTCGGCGCGAAGGAGGCCGGGGCGGCGGTGTTCCTGGTGCCGGAGGCGAACTGCGCCGAGGCGGTCCGCAACGCCCAACCCGACCTTCCGCTGCTCAAGGTGGGCAGTCTGGACGACGCGTTGACCGCGTTGGAGCAGGTACGCACCGGGGGCGAGCCCGCCCGCTGCTGA
- a CDS encoding zinc-dependent metalloprotease, protein MQQFMTQLQHLLSAPGSGPVNWDLARQVAASQLAAAGDPAVTPFERHAVEEALRLADLWLEPASSWPSGIQTPVAWNRNEWIFKTLDVWRKLCDPVASRMVGAMGDLVPPEARAQLGPMQSMVATLGGALFGGQLGQALGSLAAEVLSAGDIGLPLGPAGTAALIPANIKQYGTGLELPEDEVRLYVALREAAHQRLFQHVPWLRGHVLSSVETYAAGIRVNREAIEEAMGRVDPTDPESMQAIALEGIFTPEDTPAQKASLARLETALALVEGWVCHVVDEAAGGRLPNVVALGEAFRRRRAAGGPAEQTFAALVGLELRPRRLREAAALWAALTEHRGIAGRDALWGHPDLLPSGEEFADPEGFARSQLDFGELDEFDFTAPGGPEEQPPGERRPDDGTDRS, encoded by the coding sequence ATGCAGCAGTTCATGACCCAGTTGCAGCACCTGCTCTCGGCGCCGGGCAGCGGTCCGGTCAACTGGGACCTGGCCCGTCAGGTGGCGGCCAGTCAGCTCGCCGCCGCCGGGGACCCGGCCGTCACGCCGTTCGAGCGACACGCCGTGGAGGAGGCGTTGCGCCTGGCCGACCTGTGGCTGGAGCCCGCCTCGTCGTGGCCGTCCGGCATCCAGACCCCGGTCGCCTGGAACCGCAACGAGTGGATCTTCAAGACCCTCGACGTCTGGCGCAAGCTCTGCGACCCGGTGGCCAGCCGGATGGTCGGCGCGATGGGCGACCTGGTCCCGCCGGAGGCGCGGGCCCAGCTCGGCCCGATGCAGTCGATGGTCGCCACCCTCGGTGGGGCGCTCTTCGGCGGGCAGCTCGGCCAGGCACTCGGGTCGCTCGCCGCCGAGGTGCTCTCCGCGGGCGACATCGGCCTGCCGCTCGGCCCGGCCGGCACGGCCGCGCTGATCCCGGCCAACATCAAGCAGTACGGCACCGGCCTGGAGCTGCCCGAGGACGAGGTACGCCTCTACGTCGCCCTACGTGAGGCCGCCCACCAGCGGCTCTTCCAGCACGTGCCGTGGCTGCGCGGGCACGTGCTGAGCAGCGTCGAGACGTACGCCGCCGGTATCCGGGTCAACCGGGAGGCGATCGAGGAGGCGATGGGGCGGGTCGACCCGACCGACCCGGAGTCGATGCAGGCGATCGCCCTGGAGGGCATCTTCACGCCGGAGGACACCCCGGCGCAGAAGGCGTCCCTGGCCCGGCTGGAGACCGCCCTCGCGCTGGTCGAGGGCTGGGTCTGCCACGTGGTGGACGAGGCCGCCGGCGGCCGGTTGCCGAACGTGGTCGCGCTGGGCGAGGCGTTCCGGCGGCGGCGGGCGGCCGGCGGTCCGGCCGAGCAGACCTTCGCCGCCCTGGTCGGGCTCGAGCTGCGTCCCCGTCGGCTGCGCGAGGCGGCGGCGCTGTGGGCGGCGCTCACCGAGCACCGCGGGATCGCCGGCCGGGACGCCCTCTGGGGGCACCCCGACCTGCTCCCCTCCGGCGAGGAGTTCGCCGACCCGGAGGGCTTCGCCCGCTCCCAGCTCGACTTCGGTGAGCTGGACGAGTTCGACTTCACCGCGCCGGGTGGCCCCGAGGAGCAGCCGCCGGGCGAGCGCCGCCCCGACGACGGTACCGACCGCTCCTGA